One part of the Calypte anna isolate BGI_N300 chromosome 12, bCalAnn1_v1.p, whole genome shotgun sequence genome encodes these proteins:
- the TASOR gene encoding protein TASOR isoform X1 gives MEPEQHQRTEKISAGLLGVESNRAGAAEDTTQNGGRSEGCSTGEALVVAAAAAEDKVPSNLSITSSSQRRSSIPPANDQQQQQQPPSGVLGGPPPLPKPPEDLPVRRNFQIPRKSREKKALFQPVAVGSREFEDVVKILHSSYLEPSSKSNFNYRRASLVHSELLEKEFTEKRRELKSDGRLEKELSETYAFLMADRPQIQSICEKGLHVGHSKITILGSPSMGVYISKYADLLQPNPLEAGATGDVIVFKVIKGKMKSINDHIGKKSMDSAVKSVLDPTPKHECHVSKNAHKVTSLLAYRAYELTQYYFYEYGFDEIRRRPRHVCPYAVVSFTYKDEMAHAPKFFPPSRVNSYNTDRSTDQSSCTLWRGQLWNKGKLLCHVSLKSAARPFLPCKLPEKLEIEKVVSIDQLKKKFAPALFYKETYVGAKEVLKNGMYCSLYEVVEKTRSGSHLEGLLHKLEKEKLVLVKPLLDRGFLFLLSPSQMMSPYDHQAGRPRLLNALFLFPESRGVMSSAQKSVLFGTQKNSTPMVLHENREIIPEFTKFIQSLHFALIQSRKDTTADFNVIVEKYINEYLKRCCSGSGKYREFVLYRYESRLDDKTFLYPAPKNKSHIDSSLQNYIFGCEAYQLPVSRAKELMEGNRKLQQFSPISDYEAPEEDSDFTNAKSGKRINAKCEGTVGKRKLHHSGDYDTDRLKELINLIQCRKKNVVGDSDFEDPRNKSGLKRKLEKQSENLRKYLRTSESLDNICHYEGVRTSDSSHSVFSVNTGLGGPNSDFRQQDVSDPAVTDTHGLLKLLFETLASAGHLDSSLARSVHQALGLSTDEVEENMRQEYEYEYESIPAQDSNEFHNTAQTESVNFKDPQSPVILETDAGCLPYPAGVDPRLSANEAGLDHTLHLKEASTGSVSSFEDYSLCPSTPVEHAHRRQHSTSNNTGEAGLHWKLIPITGLKSPEEPLVYLPPKDALPNDPRVISRQRSSDDQFPYSPFSDTQKGTAEDGLYTRQVEKLEDECGLADHPFATKHSISAIIETTLIEEYNLFARKIQEILQQKNIAYVSGMSTPVFSARERIMRLSEYICLQASEVSVQEYIETLSEKLNSVIVSSSCIKNTPPIYGSPESAEVVGNTALNPAPDTLPACRDADTALLLEPLCNNVVEDPDPNEQQLSSSSLVKEELDRGNAKTENTLTSDQTSCIGDLMEPPEKTQKSLENLNISTQPALSDFISQLKPEVFNSLVKIIKDVQKNTVKFYIHEEEESILGKEIKEYLTKLGNTECHPEQFLLRRAALDKLLIIIQNEDIANRIHKIPGLVTLKRLSCVSFAGVDSLDDVKNHTYNELFVSGGFVVSDESVLNPETITADKLKQFLKFLEDLNTPDGKWQWKVHCKILKKLKELGRINPNALGLLTLLNSYQKKHLAEILSYHDCDSQTRNAPELDCLIRLQAQNIQQRHVVFVTEKNLKTLANYIDNGIVVATVDDFMQNFKSLVGYHNSVTEENSLPPSDEHKGQSVLVENDEKDEEDMSLDSGDETAQIEICNDASRYDSHLEALQTEAKGSRGVDAQESCLLVKELPPEAQIGLMEKTSKTDLEEIQPVTSVSTTCSAEGEKHNSVQQAPFNNFQVYSRQLNMSHQFSHFNVLTHQTFLGTTYSVSSATQNQEGGNYFVSAYSQSTDTEKSSSPGGWDINCDSSRPYSKHK, from the exons CACTCTTTCAGCCAGTAGCTGTGGGCTCTAGAGAATTTGAGGATGTTGTGAAGATTCTGCATTCCTCTTACTTGGAGCCCAGTTCAAAGTCCAATTTTAATTACAGGAGAGCCAGCTTAGTTCATAGTGAACTGTTGGAAAAGGAA TTCACAGAAAAACGCAGAGAGCTGAAATCTGACGGTCGCCTAGAAAAAGAGCTTTCTGAAACCTATGCATTTCTGATGGCTGATCGACCTCag atCCAAAGCATATGTGAAAAGGGGCTGCACGTGGGCCACTCCAAAATAACAATTCTCGGCAGCCCTTCTATGG GTGTATATATCTCCAAGTATGCTGATTTATTGCAGCCTAATCCTCTAGAAGCTGGAGCAACTGGAGATGTGATTGTGTTTAAAGTAATAAAG ggaaaaatgaaaagcataaaTGACCACATCGGTAAGAAATCAATGGATTCAGCAGTGAAGAGTGTGTTAGACCCAACACCAAAGCATGAGTGTCACGTTTCAAAGAATGCACATAAAGTAACCTCCTTGCTGGCTTATCGAGCCTATGAGCTTACTCAG tACTATTTTTATGAATATGGCTTTGATGAGATAAGGCGACGACCAAGACATGTTTGTCCTTATGCTGTGGTTTCATTTACTTACAAAGATGAAATGGCACATGCACCAAAATTCTTCCCTCCATCAAG agtAAACAGCTACAACACAGACAGAAGCACAG atcaATCCAGCTGTACATTGTGGAGGGGACAGCTTTGGAATAAAGGCAAACTTCTGTGCCATGTTTCTTTGAAATCAGCAGCACGCCCTTTCCTTCCATGCAAGCT TCCTGAGAAACTTGAGATTGAAAAAGTTGTGAGCATTGACCAACTGAAGAAAAAGTTTGCACCAGCGTTGTTCTATAAAGAAACTTATGTAGGAGCAAAAGAAG TGTTGAAGAATGGCATGTACTGTAGCCTTTATGAAGTTGTGGAGAAGACCCGTTCTGGTAGCCACTTAGAGGGTTTACTTCATaaattagagaaagaaaaactt GTTCTTGTGAAACCACTTCTGGACagaggatttctttttcttctttctccctcgCAAATGATGTCCCCTTATG ACCACCAAGCTGGAAGGCCACGCCTGCTTAATGCATTGTTTCTGTTTCCTGAATCTAGAGGTGTAATGAGCTCAG CACAAAAAAGTGTTCTATTtggaacacagaaaaattcAACTCCCATGGTGTTGCACGAAAATCGGGAAATCATTCCAGAATTCACAAAGTTTATTCAGTCGCTACATTTTGCTTTAATCCAGTCTCGTAAAGACACTACTGCAGATTTCAATGTTATTGTGGAAAAGTATATAAATGAGTATTTGAAAAGATGCTGTAGTGGCTCTGGAAAATATAGAGAATTTGTTTTGTATCGGTATGAATCACGGTTGGAtgacaaaacatttctttaccCTGCtccaaaaaataaatctcatatTGACAGCTCCTTGCAAAACTATATTTTTGGTTGTGAGGCATATCAACTACCTGTTTCTAGAGCTAAGGAACTGATGGAGGGAAATCGGAAACTTCAACAGTTCAGTCCCATCTCAGATTATGAAGCCCCAGAAGAAGACTCTGATTTTACCAATgcaaaaagtggaaaaagaattAATGCAAAATGTGAAGGCACTGTTGGCAAGCGAAAACTGCATCATTCTGGAGATTATGATACAGATAGACTCAAAGAACTTATTAACTTAATCcaatgtaggaaaaaaaatgtagttggAGATTCTGATTTTGAAGACCCTAGAAATAAAAGCGGTCTGAAAAGGAAGCTGGAAAAACAGTCTGAGAATTTGCGGAAATACTTAAGAACAAGTGAATCTTTGGACAATATCTGTCATTATGAAG GAGTCAGAACCTCGGATTCGTCACACTCTGTTTTCTCAGTTAATACTGGTCTTGGTGGACCCAATAGTGACTTCAGGCAGCAAGATGTATCTGACCCTGCTGTTACTGACACACATGGCCTCCTCAAACTGCTTTTTGAAACACTGGCTAGTGCAGGACACTTGGACTCATCGTTGGCACGATCTGTACATCAAGCTTTAGGATTAAGCACTGATGAGGTTGAAGAGAATATGAGACAAGAATATGAGTATGAATACGAATCCATTCCAGCACAGGACAGTAATGAGTTTCACAATACTGCTCAGACTGAAAGTGTGAACTTCAAGGACCCGCAGAGCCCGGTGATCCTGGAAACAGATGCAGGATGCTTACCCTATCCTGCTGGTGTTGATCCACGGCTTTCAGCTAACGAAGCAGGACTTGACCACACACTCCATTTAAAA GAAGCAAGCACTGGAAGTGTGAGTAGTTTTGAAGACTACAGTCTCTGTCCCAGTACTCCTGTAGAGCATGCTCATCGCAGGCAACATTCCACCTCAAATAATACTGGGGAAGCTGGACTGCATTGGAAACTTATTCCAATTACAG GTCTGAAATCACCAGAAGAACCGCTGGTGTATTTACCACCAAAGGATGCCCTTCCTAATGACCCCCGGGTAATAAGTAGACAGAGAAGTTCTGATGATCAGTTTCCATACTCTCCATTTTCAGACACCCAAAAGGGGACAGCAGAAGATGGACTTTATACAAGACAAGTGGAGAAACTTGAAGATGAGTGTGGGCTAGCAGATCACCCTTTTGCAACTAAGCATTCCATTAGTGCCATAATAGAGACTACACTAATAGAAGAATATAATCTCTTTGCAAGAAAGATTCAGGAAATTTTGCAGCAAAAGAATATTGCTTATGTTAGTGGTATGTCCACACCAGTGTTTTCTGCCCGAGAGAGGATAATGAGACTTTCTGAATACATATGTTTACAGGCGTCAGAGGTTTCTGTCCAAGAATATATAGAAACACTGAGTGAAAAGTTGAATAGTGTTATTGTGTCCTCCTCATGCATTAAGAATACTCCACCAATTTATGGTAGTCCTGAATCTGCAGAAGTGGTTGGTAACACTGCACTGAATCCTGCACCTGACACGTTACCTGCTTGCAGAGATGCTGACACAGCATTGTTATTAGAGCCACTGTGTAATAACGTGGTGGAAGATCCAGATCCTAATGAGCAACAACTGTCAAGTTCATCCTTAGTGAAGGAGGAATTAGATCGTGGGAATGCTAAAACAGAGAACACGTTGACATCTGATCAGACCTCCTGCATTGGTGATCTGATGGAACCACctgaaaagacacagaaatccCTGGAGAACTTAAACATTTCAACCCAACCAGCCCTTTCTGATTTTATAAGCCAGTTGAAACCTGAAGTGTTTAACAGTTTGGTCAAAATTATTAAAGATGTACAGAAAAACACTGTGAAATTTTATATCCatgaagaggaggagagcaTTCTTGGCAAAGAAATCAAG GAATATCTTACGAAGTTAGGTAATACAGAGTGCCATCCAGAACAGTTCCTTCTAAGAAGAGCTGCTTTAGATAAACTTCTGATAATTATTCAAAATGAAGACATCGCCAACCGCATCCACAAG ATACCTGGCTTAGTAACTTTGAAGAGGCTTTCTTGTGTCAGCTTTGCCGGCGTTGATAGTTTGGATGATGTGAAAAATCACACTTACAATGAACTGTTTGTGTCGGGTGGTTTTGTTGTGTCAGATGAATCTGTCCTTAATCCAGAAACCATCACTGCAG ATAAACTAAAACAGTTCCTAAAGTTTCTGGAAGATCTCAATACCCCGGATGGAAAATGGCAGTGGAAGGTccactgcaaaatactgaaaaaactTAAAGAGCTGGGAAG AATAAATCCTAATGCCCTGGGCCTGCTGACCCTTCTGAACAGCTATCAAAAGAAGCACTTGGCTGAGATTCTGTCTTACCATGATTGTGATTCTCAGACTCGAAATGCTCCAGAATTAGACTGTCTCATCAGGCTCCAGGCTCAAAACATCCAGCAGAGACACGTTGTCTTTGTAacag aaaagaatctgaaaaCACTTGCAAATTACATTGATAATGGAATAGTTGTTGCTACTGTTGATGACTTCATGCAAAATTTTAAGAGTCTCGTTGGGTATCACAACTcagttacagaagaaaacagccTCCCTCCCTCTGATGAGCACAAAGGACAATCAG ttctTGTAGAAAACGATGAGAAGGATGAGGAGGACATGTCTCTGGATTCAGGGGATGAAACAGCACAAATAGAAATCTGCAATGATGCCTCTAGGTATGATAGTCATTTGGAAGCTTTGCAGACAGAGGCCAAGGGCTCACGTGGAGTAGATGCACAAGAAAGCTGCTTATTAGTTAAAGAGTTACCTCCTGAAGCACAAATTGGCTTgatggaaaagacttctaaaacTGACTTAGAAGAGATACAACCAGTTACTTCAGTTTCTACAACATGctctgctgaaggagaaaaacacaatTCAGTTCAACAAGCACCTTTCAATAACTTCCAAGTTTATAGCAGACAATTAAACATGTCCCATCAGTTCAGTCACTTTAATGTACTCACTCATCAGACTTTTCTGGGAACAACATACTCAGTTTCTTCTGCAACTCAAAACCAAGAAGGGGGCAATTATTTTGTATCTGCTTACAGTCAGAGCACAGATACAGAAAAGTCATCATCACCTGGTGGTTGGGATATAAATTGTGATTCTTCCAGGCCATATTCAAAACATAAATAA
- the TASOR gene encoding protein TASOR isoform X2, which produces MEPEQHQRTEKISAGLLGVESNRAGAAEDTTQNGGRSEGCSTGEALVVAAAAAEDKVPSNLSITSSSQRRSSIPPANDQQQQQQPPSGVLGGPPPLPKPPEDLPVRRNFQIPRKSREKKALFQPVAVGSREFEDVVKILHSSYLEPSSKSNFNYRRASLVHSELLEKEFTEKRRELKSDGRLEKELSETYAFLMADRPQIQSICEKGLHVGHSKITILGSPSMGVYISKYADLLQPNPLEAGATGDVIVFKVIKGKMKSINDHIGKKSMDSAVKSVLDPTPKHECHVSKNAHKVTSLLAYRAYELTQYYFYEYGFDEIRRRPRHVCPYAVVSFTYKDEMAHAPKFFPPSRVNSYNTDRSTDQSSCTLWRGQLWNKGKLLCHVSLKSAARPFLPCKLPEKLEIEKVVSIDQLKKKFAPALFYKETYVGAKEVLKNGMYCSLYEVVEKTRSGSHLEGLLHKLEKEKLVLVKPLLDRGFLFLLSPSQMMSPYDHQAGRPRLLNALFLFPESRGVMSSAQKSVLFGTQKNSTPMVLHENREIIPEFTKFIQSLHFALIQSRKDTTADFNVIVEKYINEYLKRCCSGSGKYREFVLYRYESRLDDKTFLYPAPKNKSHIDSSLQNYIFGCEAYQLPVSRAKELMEGNRKLQQFSPISDYEAPEEDSDFTNAKSGKRINAKCEGTVGKRKLHHSGDYDTDRLKELINLIQCRKKNVVGDSDFEDPRNKSGLKRKLEKQSENLRKYLRTSESLDNICHYEGVRTSDSSHSVFSVNTGLGGPNSDFRQQDVSDPAVTDTHGLLKLLFETLASAGHLDSSLARSVHQALGLSTDEVEENMRQEYEYEYESIPAQDSNEFHNTAQTESVNFKDPQSPVILETDAGCLPYPAGVDPRLSANEAGLDHTLHLKEASTGSVSSFEDYSLCPSTPVEHAHRRQHSTSNNTGEAGLHWKLIPITGLKSPEEPLVYLPPKDALPNDPRVISRQRSSDDQFPYSPFSDTQKGTAEDGLYTRQVEKLEDECGLADHPFATKHSISAIIETTLIEEYNLFARKIQEILQQKNIAYVSGMSTPVFSARERIMRLSEYICLQASEVSVQEYIETLSEKLNSVIVSSSCIKNTPPIYGSPESAEVVGNTALNPAPDTLPACRDADTALLLEPLCNNVVEDPDPNEQQLSSSSLVKEELDRGNAKTENTLTSDQTSCIGDLMEPPEKTQKSLENLNISTQPALSDFISQLKPEVFNSLVKIIKDVQKNTVKFYIHEEEESILGKEIKEYLTKLGNTECHPEQFLLRRAALDKLLIIIQNEDIANRIHKIPGLVTLKRLSCVSFAGVDSLDDVKNHTYNELFVSGGFVVSDESVLNPETITADKLKQFLKFLEDLNTPDGKWQWKVHCKILKKLKELGRINPNALGLLTLLNSYQKKHLAEILSYHDCDSQTRNAPELDCLIRLQAQNIQQRHVVFVTEKNLKTLANYIDNGIVVATVDDFMQNFKSLVGYHNSVTEENSLPPSDEHKGQSDAVLTLNPLELGAGISQH; this is translated from the exons CACTCTTTCAGCCAGTAGCTGTGGGCTCTAGAGAATTTGAGGATGTTGTGAAGATTCTGCATTCCTCTTACTTGGAGCCCAGTTCAAAGTCCAATTTTAATTACAGGAGAGCCAGCTTAGTTCATAGTGAACTGTTGGAAAAGGAA TTCACAGAAAAACGCAGAGAGCTGAAATCTGACGGTCGCCTAGAAAAAGAGCTTTCTGAAACCTATGCATTTCTGATGGCTGATCGACCTCag atCCAAAGCATATGTGAAAAGGGGCTGCACGTGGGCCACTCCAAAATAACAATTCTCGGCAGCCCTTCTATGG GTGTATATATCTCCAAGTATGCTGATTTATTGCAGCCTAATCCTCTAGAAGCTGGAGCAACTGGAGATGTGATTGTGTTTAAAGTAATAAAG ggaaaaatgaaaagcataaaTGACCACATCGGTAAGAAATCAATGGATTCAGCAGTGAAGAGTGTGTTAGACCCAACACCAAAGCATGAGTGTCACGTTTCAAAGAATGCACATAAAGTAACCTCCTTGCTGGCTTATCGAGCCTATGAGCTTACTCAG tACTATTTTTATGAATATGGCTTTGATGAGATAAGGCGACGACCAAGACATGTTTGTCCTTATGCTGTGGTTTCATTTACTTACAAAGATGAAATGGCACATGCACCAAAATTCTTCCCTCCATCAAG agtAAACAGCTACAACACAGACAGAAGCACAG atcaATCCAGCTGTACATTGTGGAGGGGACAGCTTTGGAATAAAGGCAAACTTCTGTGCCATGTTTCTTTGAAATCAGCAGCACGCCCTTTCCTTCCATGCAAGCT TCCTGAGAAACTTGAGATTGAAAAAGTTGTGAGCATTGACCAACTGAAGAAAAAGTTTGCACCAGCGTTGTTCTATAAAGAAACTTATGTAGGAGCAAAAGAAG TGTTGAAGAATGGCATGTACTGTAGCCTTTATGAAGTTGTGGAGAAGACCCGTTCTGGTAGCCACTTAGAGGGTTTACTTCATaaattagagaaagaaaaactt GTTCTTGTGAAACCACTTCTGGACagaggatttctttttcttctttctccctcgCAAATGATGTCCCCTTATG ACCACCAAGCTGGAAGGCCACGCCTGCTTAATGCATTGTTTCTGTTTCCTGAATCTAGAGGTGTAATGAGCTCAG CACAAAAAAGTGTTCTATTtggaacacagaaaaattcAACTCCCATGGTGTTGCACGAAAATCGGGAAATCATTCCAGAATTCACAAAGTTTATTCAGTCGCTACATTTTGCTTTAATCCAGTCTCGTAAAGACACTACTGCAGATTTCAATGTTATTGTGGAAAAGTATATAAATGAGTATTTGAAAAGATGCTGTAGTGGCTCTGGAAAATATAGAGAATTTGTTTTGTATCGGTATGAATCACGGTTGGAtgacaaaacatttctttaccCTGCtccaaaaaataaatctcatatTGACAGCTCCTTGCAAAACTATATTTTTGGTTGTGAGGCATATCAACTACCTGTTTCTAGAGCTAAGGAACTGATGGAGGGAAATCGGAAACTTCAACAGTTCAGTCCCATCTCAGATTATGAAGCCCCAGAAGAAGACTCTGATTTTACCAATgcaaaaagtggaaaaagaattAATGCAAAATGTGAAGGCACTGTTGGCAAGCGAAAACTGCATCATTCTGGAGATTATGATACAGATAGACTCAAAGAACTTATTAACTTAATCcaatgtaggaaaaaaaatgtagttggAGATTCTGATTTTGAAGACCCTAGAAATAAAAGCGGTCTGAAAAGGAAGCTGGAAAAACAGTCTGAGAATTTGCGGAAATACTTAAGAACAAGTGAATCTTTGGACAATATCTGTCATTATGAAG GAGTCAGAACCTCGGATTCGTCACACTCTGTTTTCTCAGTTAATACTGGTCTTGGTGGACCCAATAGTGACTTCAGGCAGCAAGATGTATCTGACCCTGCTGTTACTGACACACATGGCCTCCTCAAACTGCTTTTTGAAACACTGGCTAGTGCAGGACACTTGGACTCATCGTTGGCACGATCTGTACATCAAGCTTTAGGATTAAGCACTGATGAGGTTGAAGAGAATATGAGACAAGAATATGAGTATGAATACGAATCCATTCCAGCACAGGACAGTAATGAGTTTCACAATACTGCTCAGACTGAAAGTGTGAACTTCAAGGACCCGCAGAGCCCGGTGATCCTGGAAACAGATGCAGGATGCTTACCCTATCCTGCTGGTGTTGATCCACGGCTTTCAGCTAACGAAGCAGGACTTGACCACACACTCCATTTAAAA GAAGCAAGCACTGGAAGTGTGAGTAGTTTTGAAGACTACAGTCTCTGTCCCAGTACTCCTGTAGAGCATGCTCATCGCAGGCAACATTCCACCTCAAATAATACTGGGGAAGCTGGACTGCATTGGAAACTTATTCCAATTACAG GTCTGAAATCACCAGAAGAACCGCTGGTGTATTTACCACCAAAGGATGCCCTTCCTAATGACCCCCGGGTAATAAGTAGACAGAGAAGTTCTGATGATCAGTTTCCATACTCTCCATTTTCAGACACCCAAAAGGGGACAGCAGAAGATGGACTTTATACAAGACAAGTGGAGAAACTTGAAGATGAGTGTGGGCTAGCAGATCACCCTTTTGCAACTAAGCATTCCATTAGTGCCATAATAGAGACTACACTAATAGAAGAATATAATCTCTTTGCAAGAAAGATTCAGGAAATTTTGCAGCAAAAGAATATTGCTTATGTTAGTGGTATGTCCACACCAGTGTTTTCTGCCCGAGAGAGGATAATGAGACTTTCTGAATACATATGTTTACAGGCGTCAGAGGTTTCTGTCCAAGAATATATAGAAACACTGAGTGAAAAGTTGAATAGTGTTATTGTGTCCTCCTCATGCATTAAGAATACTCCACCAATTTATGGTAGTCCTGAATCTGCAGAAGTGGTTGGTAACACTGCACTGAATCCTGCACCTGACACGTTACCTGCTTGCAGAGATGCTGACACAGCATTGTTATTAGAGCCACTGTGTAATAACGTGGTGGAAGATCCAGATCCTAATGAGCAACAACTGTCAAGTTCATCCTTAGTGAAGGAGGAATTAGATCGTGGGAATGCTAAAACAGAGAACACGTTGACATCTGATCAGACCTCCTGCATTGGTGATCTGATGGAACCACctgaaaagacacagaaatccCTGGAGAACTTAAACATTTCAACCCAACCAGCCCTTTCTGATTTTATAAGCCAGTTGAAACCTGAAGTGTTTAACAGTTTGGTCAAAATTATTAAAGATGTACAGAAAAACACTGTGAAATTTTATATCCatgaagaggaggagagcaTTCTTGGCAAAGAAATCAAG GAATATCTTACGAAGTTAGGTAATACAGAGTGCCATCCAGAACAGTTCCTTCTAAGAAGAGCTGCTTTAGATAAACTTCTGATAATTATTCAAAATGAAGACATCGCCAACCGCATCCACAAG ATACCTGGCTTAGTAACTTTGAAGAGGCTTTCTTGTGTCAGCTTTGCCGGCGTTGATAGTTTGGATGATGTGAAAAATCACACTTACAATGAACTGTTTGTGTCGGGTGGTTTTGTTGTGTCAGATGAATCTGTCCTTAATCCAGAAACCATCACTGCAG ATAAACTAAAACAGTTCCTAAAGTTTCTGGAAGATCTCAATACCCCGGATGGAAAATGGCAGTGGAAGGTccactgcaaaatactgaaaaaactTAAAGAGCTGGGAAG AATAAATCCTAATGCCCTGGGCCTGCTGACCCTTCTGAACAGCTATCAAAAGAAGCACTTGGCTGAGATTCTGTCTTACCATGATTGTGATTCTCAGACTCGAAATGCTCCAGAATTAGACTGTCTCATCAGGCTCCAGGCTCAAAACATCCAGCAGAGACACGTTGTCTTTGTAacag aaaagaatctgaaaaCACTTGCAAATTACATTGATAATGGAATAGTTGTTGCTACTGTTGATGACTTCATGCAAAATTTTAAGAGTCTCGTTGGGTATCACAACTcagttacagaagaaaacagccTCCCTCCCTCTGATGAGCACAAAGGACAATCAG ATGCTGTTTTGACATTAAACCctttggagctgggagctgggatttCCCAGCACTAA